The following is a genomic window from Gymnodinialimonas ceratoperidinii.
CCTGGGCCTCGCGCTTCGTGGGCGACGCGCTGTCGGGCTTCGTCCGGGCGCAGATCGCGCTTGGGGCGATCGGGGGCGCGCTCGGGCCGGTGCTGTTCTTTACCTATGCGATTTACGGCTCGGTGGGATTGCCGCTTTACGGCGGCCTCGTCGCCATCGGCGTGTTGTCGGGTATGGAGATCCCCCTGATCAGCCGCGTGATGAAAGAGATCGGCGCCGCGGAATTCCGGTTCGAGAACGTGCTGACCGCCGATTACATCGGTGCCCTGGCCGCGTCACTGGCCTTCCCCCTGCTGATCGTGCCGAACCTGCCGCTAATGAGCGCTTCCCTGGCCTTCGGCATTCTCAATCTGTTGGTGGCGGGCTTCTCGCTTTACCTCTTCTCCGAGCGTCTGCCGCGGCAGCTGTGGTGGGCCTGGGGCGGGCTTCTCCTTGCCGCGCTCGTGGCTTTCGGGATGAGCGAGCGCATGGTCTCGGCTGTAGACGCGCGCCTGTTCCAGGACGAGGTGATCTTCTCCGAAACCACGGCCTACCAAAGCATCGTCATCACCCGCTTCGACGACCGCTACCGCCTGTTTCTCGATCACTCGATTCAGTTCGACAGCCTCGATGAGCATCGCTACCACGAGGCTCTGGTTCACCCCGCGATGGGCCTCGTCCCCGATGCCCGCCGCGTTCTGGTTCTTGGCGGCGGCGACGGCATGGCGGTGCGCGAGGTGCTGCGTCACGAGGGAGTGACCCATGTCACGCTGGTCGACCTCGACCCCCGCGTGACCGAGCTCTTTGCAGAGAACCCCGCGCTGGTCTCGCTGAACGCCGGCGCCCTGACGGACCCGCGGGTCGAGATCATCAACGCAGATGCCTGGGTATGGGCAGCGGAGGCGGAAGAGGTCTATGACGTCATCATCGCCGATCTACCGGACCCCAAAAGCATCGCGCTGAGCAAGCTCTACTCGGTGGAATTCTACGCCATGATCGCAGAGCGGCTCTCGGGCCACGGGCTTTTTGTCACGCAGGCGGGCTCTCCCACCTTTGCCACCGACGCCTTCTGGATTACCGAAGCGACACTTGCGGCCACCCGCAGCCCCACGGCGCCCGGCGAAACCCTCGAAACACTGGCCTACCAGACGTATCTGCCGAGTTTCGGGAATTGGGGTTTCGTCATGGCTGGCCCCGCGCTGCCCGCCCCCGACCGGGCGCCGGACCTACCCGAAGGCCTTCGCTATATGACGGCAGACCTCTGGCAGGCCTCCCAAGCCTTCGGCGCCGATCAGGCGCGGCCAGATGAGGTGCCCGTCAACACGATCCAGGGCCATCCCCTTGTGGCGGCCTATCAACGCGGCTGGGACTACTGGTTTCGATAGGCTCGCGCGTTCGGCAACCGGTGAAAGGGGGCCAGCCCCCTTGGCGACTTTTCTGACGAAAAGATCCCCATCCCCCGGAGTTGTATAGGCCAAGATGAAGGAGCGGGTTCAAGGATCACGCGAGTGGGCACCCAACGTCATAAACCTAATCTTAACCTCAATAGGTGAGCCTGGAGATGCGCCGCTAGCTGGAGAGTGATGCGGCGTCCAAGGTGAAGCCCCGGCGCCCGGACATACCGGTAACCAACCCGCTAAAGCCGACGTCGGGGTGGAGCTCTCTCAGTGCCTTTCTGGCACGACGCTCCCCCTTCATCTTGGCAAGTACAACTCAATCCCCAAATCGGCCAAACCCGTAGCCCGTTGACACGGGCCGCACCCTCTCAGCGTTCTTTCACATAGGGCTCGCCACCCGCACGCGGCGGGATGGCGCGGCCGACGAAGCCTGCGAGGATCACGACGGTGAGGATATAGGGCAGCGCCTGCATGAACTGCACCGGCACGGTGATCGTGAACAGCTCGATGTTCTGAAACCGGTTGCCCACGGCATCGAGCAGACCGAAGAGGAGGCAAGCGTAGAGCGCGTACCAAGGGCGCCATTTCGCGAAAATCAGGGCGGCGAGGGCGATGAAGCCACGGCCGGCGCTCATATCCTTCACGAAGCCGGCCGAGAGCCCGGTGGCGAGGTAGGCGCCAGCGAGACCGCAGAGGACGCCCGCGATGACCACGGCGGAGTAGCGCAAGGCCACGACCGAGATACCCGCCGTATCCACGGCGCCGGGGTTTTCGCCCACGGCTCGCAGGCGCAGGCCGAAGCGCGTGCGATAAAGGACCCACCACGACAGTGGCACGATTAGCAGCGAGGCGTAGACCAGGATCGAGTGGCCGGAGATGAGCTCGGAATAGATCTGTCCCAGGGGTCCCAATTCGGCGATGTCGCGGATACGGGAGACGGCACCGGGCAGAACAATCTCGTCAAAGCGCGCGCTGCCGGTGAGCGGTGGCGTACGGCCACCTTGAGAGAACCACGTCTGTGCGATGACTACGGTCAGGCCGGCGGCGAGGAAGTTGATCGCGACGCCGGAGATCAGCTGGTTGCCCCGGAAGGTGATCGACGCCAGCCCGTGCAGGAGCGACAGGACGATGGAGGCGAGGACACCGGCCCCGAGCCCGATCCAGACGCTGCCGGAGGTAAAGGCAATGGCGGCGGAGAAGAAGGCCGCTGCGAGCATCTTGCCTTCCAGCCCGATGTCGAAAATGCCGGCCCGTTCCGAGAACAATCCAGCGAGGCACGCCAGCAGGAGCGGCGTCGCAAGGCGGATCGAACTGTCGAGCAATTGCAAGATGGTCATGAAATCCATGGGCTCAGCTCCGAGAAGTGGCGAGAGTGAAGGCTGCGAAGGCGAAGAACGCGCCCAGGGCGGCCTCGATATAGCGGCGGGCGTAATGATAGGCGGCGCGCACCGGCGAGGCTGACAGGGCGACAGCCCATGCGCCGTGGCAAGCGAAGGAGAGGACCCACATCGAGCCGACAAACAGCGCGACCACCCAGAGCGGCGCATTGGCGGTCGCTCCGACACCTGCGATGGCCAGCCAGAAGGCGATCGCCTTGGGGTTGGTGATCTGTAGCAGGTAGCCTTTGACGAACAGGGCGCCTGTGCCTTGGCGGCGGACGTTCATCGCTGCAATCGTCGGCGGGTTGAGCGCTTTGCGGAACGCGCCGTAGGCGAGGTACGCGAGATAGGCGGACCCCGCGATGCGCAGGATCATCATCGCCCAAGCAGCCTGGCTCAGGATCAGGCCGACCCCGAGGATCGTCAGCAGGTTGATCGTGGCCGATCCCGTGGCGATCCCGGCGCAGGCGATCAGGCCTGCCGCGCGACCCTGGCCCACGGAGATGCCCATCAGCATGGCAACGGCCGGCCCCGGTGAGAGCGCGCCGACCAGCAGAAAGCTGTGGGCGATAAAGAAGGCAGGCAGGAACGGCAGAAGGGTATCGGTCATTGCGCGGCTCCGATCTGGAGCGTGTCGAAGACCTCAAGAAAGCGGTCGGCCACGACGGGATGCGCCTCCAACGCGTCGAGGGCGTCTTCCTTGCTCACCCAGGCATCCGCCTCGGGCTGCTGCACCACGCCGCGGCGGTGGCCGATCCCGGTCAGGGCCTTGGCATGGGCGCGCTTGTCGAGCAGGGGGTCGTAGGGCGTGAAGCCGCCGGGACCGGTGGTGCGGTGTTTGAAGGCACCGGACTCGATTGACGGGCCGGTCATGTAGTCGATCATGTAGGACGGCAGGTCCGCATCGGGCGTGGTCATCACGACCCGCTCGGCCCAAGCCCGGAACTCCGCCATCGTGACGGCTTCGTAGGTGCAGGCCGAGGTGGCGAAGCCGAGGTCCGCCGGGTCGTCCTTGGTGATGCGCCAGACCCTGCTCATTGAGACCTCGGACGCAGGGCCAGGAAGAGCTTCTCCATCGGCATGCGCACCATGTTGTCGAGCGCGCCGGTGAACAGGATCACGAGGGCCTGGATCACGAGGATCATCTCGCGCGAGATGGCGGGCATTTCGAATTCAAGCTCCGCACCGCCCTGGTAGAGCGCGCCGAAGAGCAACGCGGCGAGGAAGACGCCGATCGGATGGGAACGGCCCATGAGCGCCACGGCGATGCCCACGAACCCGGCGCCTTGAACGGAGTCGATGACCAGACGTTCCGCTTCGCCCTGAACGCCGTTGATTGCCATCATCCCGCAGAGCGCGCCCGAGATCAGCATGGCGATCATGGTGATGCGCACCGGGTTGATCCCGGCATAGACGGCGGCGGTCTGCGAATGGCCGAAGGCGCGGATCTCGTAGCCCAGACGGGTGCGCCAGATCAGCAGCCAGACGGCGACACAGGCGGCGATGGCGACAAAGAAGGACACGTTCAGGGGGGTCGAGGACCGGAAGCCGAGGAAGCCTGCGAAAGCGGCGGCATTGGGCAGATGCGTGCCCTCGGCAAAGCGCGCGGTTTCGGGCGCCATGGAGCCCGGAACGCGGAACACGTTGACCAGCAAATAGACCAGCAAGGCCGAGGCGATGAAGTTGAACATGATCGTGGTGATCACGATGTGAGAGCCACGCTTGGCTTGCAGATATGCCGGGATCGCGGCCCAGGCGGCGCCGAAAACGGCGGCTGCGATGGTGCAGGCGATCAGGGCCAGAGACCAATGCGGCCAGGGCACGGACAGCGCCATGATCGCCACGCCAAGGCCGCCGAGCGCGGCCTGCCCCTCACC
Proteins encoded in this region:
- a CDS encoding polyamine aminopropyltransferase, translated to MSEATGGQAGPDDGGLTPKVAWLLAATFIVAVAGLIYELIAATISSYLLGDSIRQFSFVIGVFLSAMGVGAWASRFVGDALSGFVRAQIALGAIGGALGPVLFFTYAIYGSVGLPLYGGLVAIGVLSGMEIPLISRVMKEIGAAEFRFENVLTADYIGALAASLAFPLLIVPNLPLMSASLAFGILNLLVAGFSLYLFSERLPRQLWWAWGGLLLAALVAFGMSERMVSAVDARLFQDEVIFSETTAYQSIVITRFDDRYRLFLDHSIQFDSLDEHRYHEALVHPAMGLVPDARRVLVLGGGDGMAVREVLRHEGVTHVTLVDLDPRVTELFAENPALVSLNAGALTDPRVEIINADAWVWAAEAEEVYDVIIADLPDPKSIALSKLYSVEFYAMIAERLSGHGLFVTQAGSPTFATDAFWITEATLAATRSPTAPGETLETLAYQTYLPSFGNWGFVMAGPALPAPDRAPDLPEGLRYMTADLWQASQAFGADQARPDEVPVNTIQGHPLVAAYQRGWDYWFR
- a CDS encoding ABC transporter permease; amino-acid sequence: MDFMTILQLLDSSIRLATPLLLACLAGLFSERAGIFDIGLEGKMLAAAFFSAAIAFTSGSVWIGLGAGVLASIVLSLLHGLASITFRGNQLISGVAINFLAAGLTVVIAQTWFSQGGRTPPLTGSARFDEIVLPGAVSRIRDIAELGPLGQIYSELISGHSILVYASLLIVPLSWWVLYRTRFGLRLRAVGENPGAVDTAGISVVALRYSAVVIAGVLCGLAGAYLATGLSAGFVKDMSAGRGFIALAALIFAKWRPWYALYACLLFGLLDAVGNRFQNIELFTITVPVQFMQALPYILTVVILAGFVGRAIPPRAGGEPYVKER
- a CDS encoding LysE family translocator — encoded protein: MTDTLLPFLPAFFIAHSFLLVGALSPGPAVAMLMGISVGQGRAAGLIACAGIATGSATINLLTILGVGLILSQAAWAMMILRIAGSAYLAYLAYGAFRKALNPPTIAAMNVRRQGTGALFVKGYLLQITNPKAIAFWLAIAGVGATANAPLWVVALFVGSMWVLSFACHGAWAVALSASPVRAAYHYARRYIEAALGAFFAFAAFTLATSRS
- a CDS encoding ABC transporter permease; its protein translation is MDKMPKWADVLLIPLISVLLALIASGIVVALIGENPFEAMQIMIRGAFGNAYGWGYTLFYTTNFIFTGLGVAVAFHARLFNIGGEGQAALGGLGVAIMALSVPWPHWSLALIACTIAAAVFGAAWAAIPAYLQAKRGSHIVITTIMFNFIASALLVYLLVNVFRVPGSMAPETARFAEGTHLPNAAAFAGFLGFRSSTPLNVSFFVAIAACVAVWLLIWRTRLGYEIRAFGHSQTAAVYAGINPVRITMIAMLISGALCGMMAINGVQGEAERLVIDSVQGAGFVGIAVALMGRSHPIGVFLAALLFGALYQGGAELEFEMPAISREMILVIQALVILFTGALDNMVRMPMEKLFLALRPRSQ